The Corynebacterium tuberculostearicum genome window below encodes:
- a CDS encoding polyribonucleotide nucleotidyltransferase — protein MSVQNSVEFNIDEDFGITEAIATLDNGDFGTRTLRFETGQLARQADGSVTTYLDDDTMLLATTTASNQPREGFDFFPLTVDVEERMYAAGKIPGSFFRREGRPSSEAILACRLIDRPLRPTFVKGLRNEVQVVVTVMSQDPEEYYDVVAINGASAATQLSGLPVSGAVGGVRMALIADDKHPEGQWVAFPNHEQHERALFEMVVAGRIVKKGRKDDVAIMMVEAGAGTNVAERIADGAPAPQEAAVAEGLEAAKPFIKTLCEAQNGLAERAAKETQEFPLFPAYGDDVFAAVEKAAAKKLEKLLTIPGKQERDDATNEYMEQVEEKLLDQFEDLEEADASKQIRGAYNALMKQIVRQKILSEGFRIDGRGVTDIRDLSVEVDLVPRAHGSSLFERGETQILGVTTLDMLKMEQQIDSLTPVESKRYMHHYNFPPFSTGETGRVGSPKRREIGHGALAERALLPVIPSREDFPYAIRQVSEALGSNGSTSMGSVCASTLSLYNAGVPLKAPVAGIAMGLVSGEVNGKEKFVALTDILGAEDAFGDMDFKVAGTSEYITALQLDTKLDGIPSKVLAQALEQARDARSTILETMAEVIDTPDEMSGLAPKITSVKIPVNKIGELIGPKGKTINQITEETGADVSIEDDGTVYVSAATGEAADAAIDKVNSIANPQLPKVGERFLGTVVKTVPFGAFVSLTPGRDGLIHISNLGGDERIEKVEDVINVGDKVQVEIADIDNRGKISLVPVED, from the coding sequence ATGAGCGTTCAGAACTCCGTCGAGTTCAATATTGACGAGGACTTTGGCATTACCGAGGCCATTGCCACGCTAGACAATGGTGACTTTGGCACCCGTACCCTGCGCTTTGAAACCGGCCAGTTGGCTCGCCAGGCAGACGGCTCCGTGACCACCTACTTGGACGATGACACCATGTTGCTGGCCACGACTACTGCGTCCAACCAGCCGCGCGAGGGATTCGACTTCTTCCCGCTGACCGTGGACGTAGAAGAGCGTATGTACGCCGCCGGCAAGATTCCGGGCTCTTTCTTCCGCCGTGAGGGCCGTCCTTCTTCTGAGGCCATCCTGGCATGCCGCCTTATTGACCGCCCGCTGCGCCCAACCTTTGTCAAGGGCCTGCGCAATGAGGTCCAGGTCGTTGTCACCGTGATGTCACAGGATCCGGAGGAGTACTACGACGTCGTTGCTATCAACGGCGCTTCCGCCGCCACCCAGCTGTCCGGCTTGCCCGTTTCCGGTGCAGTCGGTGGTGTCCGCATGGCACTGATTGCTGACGATAAGCACCCAGAAGGCCAGTGGGTAGCGTTCCCGAACCACGAGCAGCACGAGCGCGCACTCTTTGAGATGGTCGTTGCCGGACGCATTGTTAAAAAGGGCCGCAAGGACGACGTAGCCATCATGATGGTTGAGGCCGGTGCTGGCACCAACGTTGCTGAGCGCATTGCCGACGGCGCTCCTGCACCGCAGGAAGCAGCCGTCGCTGAAGGCTTGGAGGCAGCAAAGCCTTTCATTAAGACCCTGTGTGAGGCCCAGAACGGTCTGGCGGAGCGTGCCGCCAAGGAAACCCAGGAGTTCCCGCTCTTCCCGGCATACGGCGATGATGTCTTCGCGGCAGTTGAAAAGGCCGCTGCAAAGAAGCTAGAGAAGCTGCTGACCATTCCGGGCAAGCAGGAACGCGACGACGCCACCAATGAATACATGGAGCAGGTCGAAGAAAAGCTCTTGGACCAGTTCGAGGACTTGGAAGAGGCCGATGCGTCTAAGCAGATCCGCGGCGCTTATAACGCTTTGATGAAGCAGATCGTGCGCCAGAAGATCCTCTCCGAGGGCTTCCGTATCGATGGCCGCGGCGTTACCGATATCCGTGACCTCTCCGTTGAGGTGGACTTGGTTCCGCGTGCTCACGGTTCCTCCCTGTTCGAGCGCGGTGAGACCCAGATTCTGGGTGTTACCACTCTGGACATGCTCAAGATGGAGCAGCAGATTGATTCCCTGACCCCGGTGGAATCCAAGCGCTACATGCACCACTACAACTTCCCGCCATTCTCCACTGGCGAGACCGGCCGCGTGGGCTCTCCGAAGCGCCGCGAGATCGGCCACGGTGCTTTGGCCGAGCGCGCTCTGCTTCCGGTCATCCCATCCCGTGAGGACTTCCCATATGCCATCCGCCAGGTCTCTGAAGCCTTGGGCTCCAATGGCTCTACCTCCATGGGCTCTGTATGTGCCTCCACCTTGTCCCTCTACAATGCCGGTGTTCCGCTGAAGGCTCCGGTAGCTGGCATCGCTATGGGCTTGGTCTCTGGCGAGGTAAATGGCAAGGAAAAGTTCGTCGCCCTGACGGATATCCTCGGCGCCGAGGATGCCTTCGGCGATATGGACTTCAAGGTCGCCGGTACTTCCGAGTACATCACTGCTCTGCAGTTGGACACCAAGTTGGATGGCATCCCGTCTAAGGTCCTGGCCCAGGCCCTGGAGCAGGCTCGCGATGCCCGTTCCACCATCCTGGAAACCATGGCTGAGGTCATCGATACCCCAGATGAGATGTCCGGCCTTGCTCCGAAGATCACCTCCGTCAAGATCCCGGTCAATAAGATCGGCGAGCTTATCGGACCAAAGGGCAAGACCATCAACCAGATCACCGAGGAAACTGGCGCCGATGTCTCCATCGAGGATGACGGAACCGTCTACGTTTCCGCTGCCACCGGTGAGGCTGCGGATGCTGCCATCGATAAGGTCAACTCCATTGCCAACCCACAGCTGCCGAAGGTAGGAGAGCGCTTCCTGGGCACCGTGGTAAAGACCGTGCCGTTCGGCGCATTCGTTTCCTTGACGCCGGGTCGCGATGGCTTGATCCACATTTCCAACCTGGGTGGCGACGAGCGCATCGAGAAGGTAGAAGACGTCATCAACGTTGGCGATAAGGTTCAGGTAGAAATCGCGGATATCGATAACCGCGGCAAGATTTCCCTGGTTCCGGTTGAGGACTAA
- the rpsO gene encoding 30S ribosomal protein S15, whose product MALTTEKKAEILKEYGLHETDTGSPEAQVALLTSRINTLTEHLKFHKHDHHSRRGLLLMVGRRRGLLKYLAENNVDRYRDLISRLGLRR is encoded by the coding sequence ATGGCATTGACCACTGAGAAGAAGGCCGAAATCCTCAAGGAGTACGGCCTGCACGAAACCGATACCGGTTCCCCTGAGGCACAGGTTGCCCTGCTGACCTCCCGCATCAATACTTTGACCGAGCACCTGAAGTTCCACAAGCACGATCACCACTCCCGTCGTGGTCTGCTGTTGATGGTTGGTCGCCGTCGTGGCCTGCTGAAGTACCTGGCTGAGAACAACGTTGATCGCTACCGTGATCTGATCTCTCGCCTGGGTCTGCGCCGTTAA
- a CDS encoding nucleoside hydrolase codes for MKAILDLDTGIDDALALAYAIAHPDLDLIGVTCTYGNVTVPLAVRNTLALLELLGHDDIPVFAGPSPDGFRPSEISSFIHGHNGVGEVLLPPATTQAQSQPAADFLIEAVHEHGDDVVIIPTGPSTTIAAAMQQDPSFTTAAHLVMMGGALTVPGNVTPWSEANISQDPEATDYLFRHTSDTTMVGLDVTLRTLLTTAESARWRATGTHAGRIFADMVDYYIRAYATTSPHLGGCGLHDPLAVAVAADASLVDVLLLNLKTDTTGPTRGRTIADEKRLDAPPTARVAVGVDSERFVREFVERLSTLFSEL; via the coding sequence ATGAAGGCGATTCTCGATCTTGATACCGGCATTGATGATGCCCTAGCGCTGGCGTATGCCATCGCCCATCCGGACCTGGACTTAATCGGCGTGACCTGCACGTACGGCAACGTGACCGTGCCCTTGGCCGTGCGCAACACCCTGGCCCTTCTAGAGCTGCTGGGCCACGACGATATTCCAGTCTTTGCCGGGCCTAGCCCGGATGGGTTTCGGCCAAGCGAGATTTCTTCTTTCATCCACGGCCACAACGGTGTGGGGGAGGTCCTGCTTCCGCCGGCAACCACCCAGGCGCAGTCCCAACCAGCGGCCGATTTCCTCATCGAGGCTGTGCACGAGCACGGCGATGATGTAGTAATCATTCCGACCGGCCCGTCCACCACGATTGCTGCCGCCATGCAGCAGGACCCCTCCTTTACCACAGCCGCACACCTAGTGATGATGGGTGGGGCTCTTACCGTTCCTGGCAACGTCACGCCGTGGTCTGAGGCCAATATCTCCCAGGATCCGGAAGCTACCGATTACCTGTTCCGCCACACGAGCGATACCACCATGGTCGGTTTGGATGTCACCTTGCGCACCCTTTTGACCACGGCGGAGTCCGCTCGTTGGCGCGCTACCGGCACCCACGCCGGCCGCATCTTTGCGGACATGGTGGACTATTATATCCGCGCTTACGCCACTACATCGCCGCACTTGGGCGGGTGCGGCCTGCACGATCCATTGGCCGTTGCGGTGGCAGCAGATGCCTCGCTTGTCGACGTCCTTTTGCTAAACCTCAAGACTGACACCACCGGCCCTACCCGTGGACGGACAATCGCGGATGAAAAGCGATTGGATGCGCCACCCACCGCCCGGGTGGCTGTGGGTGTGGATAGTGAGCGCTTTGTGCGTGAGTTTGTCGAACGCCTTTCGACGCTCTTCAGCGAGCTCTAA
- a CDS encoding bifunctional riboflavin kinase/FAD synthetase: MVCVDIWYGIDDIPAEMGPTSVTIGVFDGLHRGHQQLISACVEHARAHGERPVMVTFDPHPVSVFLPERAPLAVLSFERRLELAEEMGIAAVLVIDFTRDLAGVEPRPYVEDLLVGKLAAQHIVVGENFTFGAGATGTAQAMQDFGAEFGFSVDIVPLLDDEGVRICSTYIRECLAQGDIESANWALGRHFTVTGPVVRGAGRGGKELGFPTANQYFPDTVAIPADGVYAGWFIVHSDSSIEGDMRPGVAYAAAISVGTNPTFGDEERSIESFVLDRDADLYGYEATVHFVGHLRDMVKFNSVDELLEAMANDVAKARQVLAADAKAQGWTAKDYFLREK, encoded by the coding sequence ATGGTCTGCGTGGATATTTGGTACGGAATCGATGACATCCCCGCGGAAATGGGCCCAACGTCAGTAACCATCGGCGTCTTTGACGGTCTGCACCGCGGCCATCAGCAGCTCATCTCCGCCTGCGTGGAGCATGCACGCGCTCATGGTGAGCGCCCTGTCATGGTGACCTTTGACCCGCACCCGGTATCGGTATTCCTCCCGGAGCGTGCGCCCCTGGCGGTGCTGAGTTTTGAACGCCGACTGGAATTGGCCGAAGAGATGGGCATTGCAGCCGTGCTCGTTATTGACTTCACCCGCGACCTTGCTGGGGTGGAGCCACGGCCCTACGTAGAAGATTTATTGGTAGGAAAGCTCGCCGCACAGCACATCGTGGTAGGCGAGAACTTCACCTTTGGTGCCGGCGCGACCGGAACCGCCCAGGCTATGCAGGACTTTGGTGCCGAGTTCGGCTTTAGCGTGGACATCGTCCCACTGCTGGATGATGAAGGCGTGCGCATTTGCTCCACCTACATTCGTGAGTGCCTTGCGCAGGGGGACATCGAATCCGCAAACTGGGCTCTCGGTCGCCATTTCACCGTGACCGGGCCCGTAGTGCGCGGCGCAGGACGTGGTGGCAAGGAGCTCGGATTCCCCACAGCCAATCAGTATTTCCCGGATACAGTGGCCATCCCGGCCGATGGTGTGTACGCGGGCTGGTTCATCGTCCACTCTGACTCCTCTATCGAGGGGGATATGCGCCCTGGCGTGGCCTATGCGGCCGCAATTTCCGTGGGCACTAACCCCACCTTCGGCGACGAGGAGCGCTCTATCGAGTCCTTCGTGCTCGACCGCGACGCTGACCTGTACGGCTACGAGGCTACGGTGCACTTTGTGGGCCACCTCCGCGATATGGTGAAGTTTAATTCCGTAGACGAGCTGCTAGAAGCGATGGCCAATGACGTAGCCAAGGCCCGCCAGGTGCTAGCCGCCGATGCTAAGGCGCAGGGCTGGACCGCGAAAGACTACTTCCTGCGGGAGAAATAA
- the truB gene encoding tRNA pseudouridine(55) synthase TruB produces MTDALANSGLVIVDKPAGMTSHDVVGRLRRYFHTKKVGHAGTLDPMATGVLVLGVERGTKFLAHMVSSTKSYDATIRLGAATTTDDAEGEYSWGDSATAIDRAAIDAEIAKLTGDIMQKPAAVSAIKINGRRAHELVREGQEVDIPARPVTVDKFVVLAERREGDYIDLDVTVDCSSGTYIRSLARDLGEALQVGGHLTALRRTKVGPFALADALSLDALAESPRLSLSLDEALARCFPVLSVSEEEAAALAMGKWLEPRGLKGVHAAVAPNGQAVALIKEKGKRLATVFVARPSTL; encoded by the coding sequence ATGACTGATGCGCTCGCAAACTCCGGACTCGTCATCGTAGACAAACCCGCCGGCATGACCTCCCACGATGTTGTCGGCCGCCTACGCAGGTACTTTCACACCAAAAAGGTAGGCCACGCCGGCACCCTCGACCCCATGGCCACCGGCGTGCTGGTCCTTGGCGTGGAGCGTGGCACCAAGTTCTTGGCACACATGGTTTCCTCCACTAAGTCCTATGACGCCACCATTCGCCTCGGCGCCGCCACCACAACCGATGACGCCGAGGGAGAATACTCTTGGGGCGATAGCGCTACGGCCATTGACCGCGCCGCAATCGATGCAGAGATTGCCAAGCTCACCGGCGATATTATGCAAAAGCCCGCGGCCGTTTCCGCTATCAAGATTAACGGCCGGCGCGCCCATGAGCTGGTGCGGGAGGGCCAGGAGGTAGACATTCCCGCCCGCCCAGTAACGGTAGATAAGTTTGTCGTTCTGGCAGAGCGCCGCGAGGGCGACTACATCGATCTAGACGTCACGGTGGATTGCTCTTCCGGCACCTATATTCGCTCCCTGGCCCGCGATTTGGGCGAGGCGCTGCAGGTGGGCGGGCACCTAACCGCCTTGCGCCGCACTAAGGTGGGCCCTTTTGCGCTTGCCGACGCCCTCTCGCTCGACGCCCTTGCCGAATCCCCTCGCCTTTCCCTCAGCTTGGATGAGGCCTTGGCTCGCTGCTTCCCCGTCCTTTCCGTTTCGGAGGAGGAGGCAGCCGCCCTCGCCATGGGCAAATGGCTAGAGCCTCGCGGGCTCAAGGGCGTCCACGCTGCTGTGGCCCCTAATGGCCAAGCGGTGGCGCTCATTAAAGAAAAAGGCAAGCGCCTGGCCACCGTATTTGTGGCACGGCCCTCTACCCTTTAG
- a CDS encoding 4'-phosphopantetheinyl transferase family protein, whose translation MMYPELFPESARYCYVRTDSSYTDLANFDELAAEEKSLVSQAVDVRKAEFGDARWCAHRALQELGASPATPILRGERGMPLWPEGFVGSMTHTEGMRAAVVAPTSALKSVGLDAEPAEPLPDHVLTMIARAGEMPQLLRLREAGITCPDRLLFCAKEATYKSWFPMTFRWLDFDQAEIDLREDGTLISYILARPTPVPFITGRWVIRDGYVIVSTSVPALDFSH comes from the coding sequence ATGATGTATCCAGAGCTATTTCCAGAAAGTGCGCGCTATTGCTACGTGCGCACGGACTCGAGCTATACGGATTTGGCCAATTTTGATGAACTCGCGGCCGAAGAAAAGTCTCTGGTTTCCCAGGCAGTTGATGTACGCAAGGCCGAGTTCGGAGATGCTCGGTGGTGCGCGCACCGAGCCTTGCAGGAATTGGGGGCCAGCCCGGCGACGCCGATTCTGCGCGGCGAGCGCGGTATGCCGCTGTGGCCCGAGGGTTTTGTAGGCTCGATGACGCATACCGAGGGCATGCGGGCTGCGGTGGTTGCCCCTACCTCAGCCTTAAAATCCGTAGGCCTGGATGCAGAACCCGCCGAACCGCTGCCGGATCATGTGCTCACCATGATCGCCCGAGCGGGGGAGATGCCGCAGCTTTTGCGGCTTCGTGAGGCGGGGATTACCTGCCCGGACCGATTGCTTTTTTGTGCCAAGGAGGCCACATATAAGTCGTGGTTTCCCATGACCTTTCGCTGGCTGGACTTTGACCAAGCAGAAATTGACCTGCGCGAGGATGGCACGCTTATCTCCTATATTTTAGCTAGGCCCACACCGGTGCCTTTTATCACTGGGCGCTGGGTAATTCGAGACGGCTACGTTATCGTCTCCACCTCGGTTCCGGCTTTAGACTTTAGCCACTAA
- a CDS encoding MATE family efflux transporter, giving the protein MNAQDRSTAGTVTAREVFGLAFPALGVLAAMPLYLLLDTAVVGRLGAQELASLAAATTIHSVVTTQLTFLSYGTTARSARLFGSGKREAAVAEGVQATYVALGVGGLLAVIMWIFGGVFARALIGDPTTAAGTALWLRIAALAIPVTLVEMAGNGWMRGVQDTKKPLYFTLSGMIPGAIAVPIFVHFWGLAGSAIATVLGMSIIAALFVRELHKEHTGSWQFQWHVVREQLILGRDLILRSASFQVAFLTATAVVSRVGTASLAGHQIMMQLWNFMSLILDSLAIAAQSLTGAALGAGSARHARSVGSKVALYSTIFSGLLAVVFAAGAGIIPRIFTSSPEVLDAISQPWWILVAMVIGGGVVFAFDGVLLGAGDAAFLRTLTISSVLVGFLPGVILAHFMGTGLTGVWCGLAAFIAFRMVGVVYRFRSMKWAVVQER; this is encoded by the coding sequence ATGAACGCTCAGGATCGCTCCACCGCTGGCACGGTAACCGCACGCGAGGTCTTTGGCCTCGCGTTTCCCGCGCTTGGCGTACTTGCGGCCATGCCGCTCTACCTTTTGCTAGATACCGCGGTTGTTGGTCGTCTAGGTGCCCAAGAGCTCGCCTCACTTGCTGCAGCCACCACAATTCACTCCGTGGTGACGACGCAGTTGACTTTCTTGTCCTACGGCACGACCGCTCGTTCTGCTCGGCTCTTTGGCTCCGGCAAACGCGAAGCTGCGGTTGCTGAAGGCGTGCAAGCTACCTATGTGGCTCTAGGAGTAGGCGGGTTGCTCGCGGTAATCATGTGGATTTTCGGCGGAGTATTTGCACGCGCCTTAATCGGTGATCCCACCACGGCCGCCGGGACGGCCTTGTGGCTGCGCATCGCAGCTCTGGCTATTCCCGTTACTTTGGTGGAAATGGCCGGAAACGGCTGGATGCGCGGTGTCCAAGATACGAAGAAGCCACTGTACTTTACTTTGTCTGGCATGATTCCCGGCGCTATTGCGGTGCCCATTTTCGTCCATTTCTGGGGGCTGGCAGGCTCGGCCATTGCCACGGTATTAGGCATGAGCATTATTGCTGCGCTATTCGTCCGCGAATTGCATAAGGAACATACCGGCTCCTGGCAATTTCAGTGGCATGTGGTACGCGAACAGCTCATCTTAGGCCGCGATCTTATTTTGCGTTCAGCCAGCTTCCAGGTGGCCTTTCTTACCGCCACGGCTGTGGTTTCCCGCGTTGGTACCGCTTCTTTGGCCGGTCACCAGATCATGATGCAGCTGTGGAACTTCATGTCCCTCATCTTGGATTCGTTGGCCATTGCCGCGCAATCATTGACTGGTGCTGCACTAGGTGCTGGCTCTGCGCGGCACGCACGCAGTGTGGGCAGCAAGGTGGCGTTGTACTCTACGATTTTCTCTGGCCTCTTGGCTGTCGTATTTGCTGCTGGTGCAGGGATTATTCCGCGTATCTTCACCTCCTCTCCGGAAGTGCTCGATGCCATCTCCCAGCCGTGGTGGATCCTGGTAGCCATGGTTATCGGCGGTGGCGTGGTCTTCGCCTTCGATGGTGTCTTGCTCGGCGCCGGCGATGCTGCGTTCCTGCGCACGCTGACCATTTCTTCGGTCCTGGTGGGATTTTTGCCGGGCGTTATCTTGGCCCACTTTATGGGCACAGGCTTAACCGGCGTGTGGTGTGGACTTGCCGCCTTCATTGCTTTCCGCATGGTGGGTGTGGTCTACCGGTTCCGTTCGATGAAATGGGCCGTAGTACAGGAGCGCTAG
- a CDS encoding DHH family phosphoesterase: MTKKQYQPAVAALHDAHSICIVTHLRPDADAIGSAAALLLALRQRGKDVCAVVGQEREISRNLYTIPAADDVTTSRELPEGYDLYVTVDCGSLDRTGFFADRIEQLAQQGRVLCIDHHSSNPGFGAINVVDTECESTTVVLLSILDSLEIQIDCHIAHCLYAGLMTDTGSFRWGRPAMHDIATRLMHYDLDTKQIAADLLDSTTPDDLQMIGRVLAGLRLEEAGEHTLGILVARLEDIQGHSDSAVESLVEFVRALEGTTVGVVFKEQAPEVWAVSLRSSRIDCSSVALTFGGGGHVPAAGYTAHGAPEKIIKELVAAIQ; encoded by the coding sequence GTGACTAAGAAGCAATACCAGCCGGCAGTTGCCGCCTTGCATGATGCTCATAGCATCTGCATTGTGACGCACCTGCGGCCGGATGCCGATGCCATCGGCTCTGCTGCGGCGTTGCTGCTCGCGCTGCGCCAACGGGGCAAAGATGTGTGTGCCGTTGTGGGCCAGGAGCGGGAAATTTCCCGTAACCTTTACACCATTCCTGCCGCCGACGACGTCACCACTAGTCGTGAGCTGCCGGAAGGCTATGACCTCTACGTCACCGTTGATTGTGGTTCTTTAGACCGGACGGGCTTTTTTGCAGATCGGATTGAGCAGCTAGCCCAGCAGGGCCGGGTTCTGTGCATTGACCATCATTCTTCTAATCCAGGGTTTGGTGCCATCAATGTGGTAGACACTGAATGTGAATCCACCACCGTGGTGTTGCTGAGCATCTTGGATTCATTGGAGATTCAAATTGACTGTCATATTGCACACTGCTTATATGCCGGTTTGATGACCGATACTGGCAGCTTCCGCTGGGGTAGGCCGGCTATGCACGATATTGCCACCCGCCTCATGCACTACGATCTCGATACCAAGCAGATCGCAGCTGACCTTTTAGATTCCACCACACCGGACGATCTTCAGATGATCGGTAGGGTACTGGCCGGTTTGCGCCTCGAAGAGGCAGGGGAGCACACCCTAGGCATTCTCGTCGCGCGTCTGGAAGATATCCAGGGACACTCCGATTCGGCTGTCGAATCACTAGTGGAGTTCGTTCGCGCGCTAGAAGGAACCACCGTCGGCGTGGTGTTTAAGGAACAAGCTCCGGAGGTGTGGGCAGTTTCCTTGCGTTCTTCTCGCATCGATTGTTCTTCGGTGGCGCTAACCTTCGGCGGTGGCGGACATGTACCGGCCGCGGGCTATACCGCTCACGGGGCTCCGGAAAAAATTATTAAGGAATTGGTGGCCGCTATCCAATGA
- the rbfA gene encoding 30S ribosome-binding factor RbfA → MVDHARAARMAKRIKEIVASAIEREIKDRRLELVTITDTRVTGDLHDATVFYTVRGKDIDSEPDFAQAEEALKRAKGQLRKIVGDQLSVRFTPTLTFEVDTVPEASAHMEELLARARARDEELAKLKEIAQPAGDANPYKTSDEDEA, encoded by the coding sequence ATGGTTGACCACGCGCGTGCTGCACGAATGGCCAAGCGTATTAAGGAAATCGTGGCGAGTGCCATAGAACGCGAGATCAAGGATCGCCGCCTCGAGTTGGTGACCATCACAGATACTCGAGTGACGGGCGACCTGCACGATGCCACCGTTTTTTATACCGTGCGCGGAAAAGACATTGACTCCGAGCCAGACTTCGCACAAGCAGAAGAAGCCCTCAAGCGCGCTAAAGGTCAGCTGCGCAAGATTGTGGGCGATCAACTCTCGGTGCGGTTTACCCCGACGCTAACCTTCGAGGTCGATACTGTTCCCGAGGCTTCTGCTCATATGGAAGAGCTTTTGGCCCGTGCTCGCGCCCGCGATGAAGAACTAGCAAAGCTGAAGGAAATCGCCCAGCCGGCAGGGGATGCGAACCCGTATAAGACCTCCGATGAAGACGAGGCTTAA